A window from Betta splendens chromosome 1, fBetSpl5.4, whole genome shotgun sequence encodes these proteins:
- the zgc:195282 gene encoding cysteine-rich protein 1, whose amino-acid sequence MVGYCPICGKPVYFGEKKRSLGRDYHPLCLKCQNCNRQLTAGQHAEHDEKPYCPYCYMKMFGPRGNR is encoded by the exons ATGGTAGGCTACTGTCCAATCTGTGGGAAGCCTGTCTACTTTG GTGAGAAAAAGCGTTCCTTAGGGAGGGACTACCACCCACTGTGTCTGAAGTGTCAAAACTGTAACAGGCAGCTCACGGCCGGACAACATGCTGAG CATGATGAGAAGCCGTACTGTCCGTACTGCTACATGAAGATGTTTGGTCCAAGAG GTAACAGGTGA
- the pi4k2b gene encoding phosphatidylinositol 4-kinase type 2-beta, producing MMSECDPTETETETRESAPASNFHSAEPPRVSFDRSQASLGLAANPGVAVRVSDSRESVLTELETDGSGEEALLLPCLAGSASSPRGARDKRSRRNRRSSSSDKDTLASPGTNGGDFNHFPEDLEFADIIQKAEQAIENGVFPERISQGSSGSYFVKDSKGKIIGVFKPKSEEPYGHLNPKWTKYFHKLCCPCCFGRGCLLPNQGYLSEAAASLVDTKLGLGVVPKTKVVYLASETFHYNAIDRAKSRGKKYALEKVPKVGRRFHRVGLPPKVGSFQLFVEGYREADCWLRRFEAEPLPENIRKQLQSQFERLVVLDYVIRNTDRGNDNWLIKYEKPGEEAEGDEHRGADWPESSPDCCIKIAAIDNGLAFPFKHPDEWRAYPFHWAWLPQAKVAFSQETRDLVLSRLSDMNFVQDLCEDLYEMFKTDKGFDKAMFERQMSVMRGQVLNLTQALKDGKSPIQLVQMPRVVVERSRSGQGRVVTLGNAFTQTFHCKRPFFSSW from the exons ATGATGTCAGAATGCGACCcgacggagacagagacagaaacccGCGAGTCGGCGCCGGCGTCGAACTTTCACTCGGCGGAGCCTCCGAGGGTGTCGTTTGACAGGAGCCAGGCGAGTCTGGGGCTCGCGGCGAACCCCGGCGTCGCCGTCCGCGTCTCGGACTCCCGTGAAAGCGTCTTGACCGAGCTGGAGACGGACGGCTCGGgcgaggaggcgctgctgctgccgtgccTGGCGGGGAGCGCGTCGTCGCCGCGGGGCGCGCGGGACAAGAGGAGCAGGCGGAACAGACGCAGCTCGTCGTCGGATAAAGACACCCTGGCCTCCCCGG GTACCAACGGCGGCGACTTTAACCATTTCCCTGAAGATTTAGAGTTTGCAGATATTATTCAAAAGGCAGAACAAGCTATTGAGAATGGCGTCTTTCCAGAGAGGATATCCCAGGGGTCCAGTGGGAGCTACTTTGTCAAAGACTCCAAAGGG AAAATCATCGGTGTTTTCAAACCAAAGTCAGAGGAGCCCTATGGCCACCTGAACCCAAAATGGACCAAATATTTTCACAAG CTCTGCTGTCCATGTTGTTTTGGCCGCGGATGCTTGTTACCTAACCAGGGTTATCTCTCAGAGGCTGCTGCTTCGCTGGTTGATACCAAGCTTGGCCTGGGAGTGGTGCCCAAAACTAAG gtGGTGTATCTGGCTAGTGAGACCTTCCACTACAATGCCATCGACAGAGCAAAGTCCAGGGGGAAGAAGTACGCCTTAGAGAAAGTCCCCAAGGTGGGACGACGTTTCCACAGAGTGGGCCTACCTCCCAAG GTGGGCTCGTTCCAGCTCTTTGTGGAGGGTTACCGTGAAGCGGACTGCTGGCTGCGGCGCTTCGAAGCAGAACCTCTGCCGGAGAACatcaggaagcagctgcagtcacagtTTGAGCGCCTGGTGGTGCTGGACTACGTCATACGGAACACAG ATCGGGGAAATGACAACTGGTTGATCAAGTATGAGAAGCcaggagaagaagctgaaggtgaCGAACACAGG GGTGCAGACTGGCCAGAGAGCAGTCCAGACTGCTGCATCAAAATTGCTGCCATCGACAACGGCCTGGCCTTCCCCTTCAAGCACCCAGATGAGTGGAGAGCCT ACCCATTCCACTGGGCTTGGCTCCCTCAGGCGAAGGTGGCCTTCTCCCAGGAAACCAGAGACCTCGTGCTGTCCCGACTCTCTGACATGAACTTTGTCCAGGACCTTTGTGAGGACCTCTACGAGATGTTCAAG ACAGACAAAGGCTTTGACAAAGCCATGTTTGAGAGACAGATGTCGGTTATGAGGGGACAG GTTTTGAACCTGACGCAGGCCTTGAAGGACGGGAAGAGCCCCATTCAGCTGGTACAAATGCCCCGGGTGGTGGTAGAACGCAGCCGTTCAGGCCAAGGACGTGTAGTAACTTTAGGCAACGCCTTCACACAAACCTTCCATTGCAAGCGGCCATTTTTCTCCTCTTGGTAG